From one Luteipulveratus mongoliensis genomic stretch:
- a CDS encoding TY-Chap domain-containing protein, whose translation MGTDYRPLRLETASWESWQQSLTSALLANRVDDNIVIGAPPRSTPLTAEEKPSAWAFWRESEVRSVAAPWVQLLRDDDCVLLDSVAEVWSPDERESLEALGWPQARETATLQLWLPRTKPVGIGLAEDAAREAAQIVARMMRDVAVVRAPADLDVTQANVG comes from the coding sequence ATGGGGACCGACTACCGCCCGCTTCGGCTCGAGACCGCGTCCTGGGAGTCGTGGCAGCAGTCGCTGACCAGTGCCCTTCTGGCCAATCGCGTGGATGACAACATCGTGATCGGCGCACCGCCGCGCAGCACACCACTCACGGCTGAGGAGAAGCCGAGCGCGTGGGCCTTCTGGCGCGAGAGCGAGGTCCGGTCGGTCGCGGCCCCATGGGTGCAGCTGCTCCGCGACGACGACTGCGTGCTCCTCGACTCCGTCGCCGAGGTGTGGTCTCCCGATGAGCGAGAGTCGTTGGAGGCACTGGGCTGGCCTCAGGCGCGCGAGACCGCAACCCTGCAGCTGTGGCTGCCGCGGACGAAGCCGGTCGGGATCGGGCTGGCCGAGGACGCGGCGAGGGAGGCGGCTCAGATCGTGGCGCGCATGATGCGCGATGTCGCCGTCGTACGCGCACCCGCCGACCTGGACGTCACCCAGGCCAACGTCGGCTGA
- a CDS encoding phosphotransferase enzyme family protein, giving the protein MSTWRLTRTSVSTEAVLDAVRREHHLEVVRLTDVDGGEDISARVLRAVDVDSRAYAIKITRSVSPATLLVTRYLVDRGIDGATAPLPARDGRPWFDLGGLQVTVTPWINGRPAYTVDMTEGHWRAYGELLARVHTTRLPCDLDSLLPRETHHVPGRATVRSIASEAAGVRLRPVDELTAALLELFEAHRDEITTILHAIDVIGARLRSQPMIPVLCHGDAHAANLLLAEDDSLNLIDWDGAVIAPRERDLMFVLGGVIATAPISARQQEWFLDGYGDVEVDPLRLAYYLCSWAVQDFAAYGAEVRDRTNDPAARRHALTMLRKQVSSTGIARTALYALQRIDD; this is encoded by the coding sequence GTGAGCACCTGGCGGCTGACTCGGACATCCGTCTCGACGGAGGCGGTGCTCGATGCCGTACGTCGCGAGCACCACCTCGAGGTGGTTCGCCTGACCGACGTCGATGGTGGCGAGGACATCTCCGCGCGCGTGCTGCGCGCCGTCGATGTCGATAGCCGTGCGTACGCCATCAAGATCACCCGATCTGTCTCTCCTGCAACGCTCCTCGTCACTCGCTACCTCGTCGACCGCGGCATCGACGGCGCGACGGCCCCCCTGCCCGCACGCGATGGTCGACCGTGGTTCGACCTCGGCGGACTCCAGGTGACGGTGACGCCCTGGATCAACGGGCGGCCGGCGTACACCGTCGACATGACCGAGGGTCACTGGCGGGCGTACGGCGAGCTGCTGGCTCGGGTGCACACCACACGTCTCCCCTGCGACCTCGACAGCCTGCTGCCGCGCGAGACGCATCACGTGCCCGGTCGCGCGACGGTGCGGTCGATCGCGAGCGAGGCGGCCGGCGTACGGCTTCGTCCCGTCGACGAGCTGACCGCGGCGCTCCTGGAACTCTTCGAGGCGCACCGCGACGAGATCACCACGATCTTGCACGCGATCGACGTCATCGGCGCCCGCCTGCGCTCGCAGCCGATGATTCCGGTGCTCTGTCACGGCGATGCACATGCGGCGAATCTCCTGTTGGCAGAGGATGATTCGCTCAATCTGATCGACTGGGACGGGGCCGTGATAGCGCCTCGTGAGCGCGACCTGATGTTCGTGCTCGGCGGTGTCATCGCAACGGCACCGATCAGCGCGCGACAGCAGGAGTGGTTCCTTGACGGCTATGGCGACGTTGAGGTCGATCCGCTGAGGCTGGCGTACTACCTGTGCTCGTGGGCGGTCCAGGACTTCGCGGCGTACGGCGCCGAAGTTCGAGACCGGACCAACGATCCGGCCGCGCGCCGCCACGCGCTCACCATGCTGCGCAAGCAGGTCAGCTCGACCGGCATCGCCAGGACCGCCCTGTACGCCCTGCAACGCATCGACGACTGA
- a CDS encoding HNH endonuclease signature motif containing protein → MHAAVEAARALAGLPEALHQVGSADLAGLVELLGALSDRVQACVVMVAAEALERGVVRESQAASASQWVATHAGHLEPGEASRVATVAAAVNQPDNVLLREAVATGACSARAAQVALRELGRILPVLPGFARQECLAYFVQVAAAGGGARELRHLSRWLVATYAGDWLEDQDAALERVEELSWSDLPGGLRRFIVDLAPGNAARLVAAVQAGAAPQPTVDPDTGGQCPDPRSPGKRRADAFMDLLNLAESADASTSHGSTTKLVVTMGLDDLRAEQTSGRAGGGLGVTSLGDTIDAGTIRRMACDADIIPMVLGSRSEPLDVGREQRLVKDGLRTAVVARDRCCTFPGCDRPPGFCQVHHVQPWYLGGKTSLLNSALLCRRHHTIVHRDDLTATVTPFDVTWTVNAPPRRDMSAVLRGDTGDAGSGPDPGTPGSAPRCDSGLVGSPAGAEGT, encoded by the coding sequence GTGCATGCTGCCGTCGAGGCGGCGCGGGCGCTGGCCGGGCTGCCGGAGGCGTTGCATCAGGTCGGGTCGGCGGATCTTGCGGGGTTGGTGGAGCTGCTGGGTGCCTTGAGTGATCGGGTGCAGGCGTGTGTGGTGATGGTCGCGGCGGAGGCGTTGGAGCGGGGTGTGGTGCGGGAGTCGCAGGCTGCCAGCGCCAGCCAGTGGGTGGCCACTCATGCGGGCCACCTTGAGCCGGGTGAGGCGTCGCGGGTCGCGACTGTTGCTGCTGCTGTGAATCAGCCCGACAACGTGCTGCTGCGGGAGGCGGTCGCGACGGGGGCGTGTAGTGCGCGGGCGGCGCAGGTGGCGTTGCGGGAGCTGGGCAGGATCCTGCCGGTGCTGCCGGGTTTTGCTCGCCAGGAGTGTTTGGCGTACTTCGTGCAGGTGGCCGCGGCTGGTGGTGGTGCTAGGGAGCTGCGGCATCTGTCGCGGTGGTTGGTCGCCACGTATGCCGGTGACTGGCTTGAGGATCAGGATGCGGCGTTGGAGCGGGTTGAGGAGTTGTCGTGGTCGGATCTGCCGGGTGGGTTGCGGCGGTTCATCGTGGATCTGGCGCCGGGGAACGCGGCGCGGTTGGTGGCTGCGGTTCAGGCGGGTGCTGCACCCCAGCCGACCGTCGACCCGGATACGGGCGGGCAGTGCCCGGATCCGCGGAGTCCGGGGAAGCGGCGCGCGGATGCGTTCATGGACCTGCTGAACCTGGCTGAGTCGGCGGACGCCTCGACCTCGCACGGTTCGACGACCAAGCTCGTGGTCACGATGGGCTTGGACGACCTTCGCGCCGAACAGACGAGCGGTCGAGCGGGTGGTGGGCTCGGGGTGACCAGTCTGGGTGACACGATCGATGCCGGCACGATCCGGCGGATGGCCTGCGACGCGGACATCATCCCGATGGTCCTGGGATCACGCTCCGAACCGTTGGACGTCGGCCGGGAGCAACGCCTGGTCAAGGACGGACTACGCACCGCGGTCGTGGCCCGAGACCGGTGCTGCACCTTCCCCGGATGTGATCGACCGCCAGGGTTCTGTCAGGTCCATCACGTGCAGCCCTGGTACCTCGGCGGGAAGACCTCGCTGCTGAACTCAGCCCTGCTCTGCCGCCGCCACCACACCATCGTGCACCGCGACGACCTGACCGCCACCGTCACGCCCTTCGACGTGACGTGGACCGTGAACGCGCCTCCTCGGCGGGATATGAGCGCCGTCCTTCGCGGTGACACCGGTGATGCGGGGTCCGGCCCTGACCCTGGGACGCCCGGCTCGGCGCCGCGATGTGACTCAGGTCTCGTCGGGTCGCCGGCCGGCGCTGAGGGGACGTAA
- a CDS encoding MFS transporter gives MAATVAESTTTAPPSVAGLHRRSGRWIDGWDPEDTIQWAAEGRSVARRNLWLSVFAEFLGFGVFALWGIVVPQLKNYGYAGAAALSDTQQFWLISIPVLVGATLRIPYTFAVPKFGGRNWTIASALLLLFPTVGLALAVGATAPFPVLVMMAALAGLGGGNFASSMANISFFFPQAEKGKALGFNAAGGNLGTAAVQFAVPLVVVIGAAATTKNPNLNLAGWIFVPLIALSAFLAWRWMDNLSSAKADPRSFAVAARRKHTWVLSFIYFGTFGSFIGFAGAFPKIMTDAFPDHGLKLAFLGALVGSVARPLGGIVSDRFGGWIVTVISFVAMAIGALGAIYALKEHSFGLFMATFLLLFVFTGVGNGSIYRMIPAVFHATSGDDAEAQRITRRIAAGAIGIVGAVGAYGGFVIPQGFSYAKSHTIDAAHKTGTIIPALWVIIAVYLVMAATTWAVYGRKGTDLSEARI, from the coding sequence ATGGCAGCAACCGTGGCCGAGTCCACCACCACAGCACCCCCGTCCGTCGCTGGGTTGCACCGCAGGTCCGGGCGCTGGATCGACGGCTGGGACCCCGAGGACACCATCCAATGGGCCGCCGAGGGCCGTTCCGTCGCCCGGCGCAACCTGTGGCTGTCCGTCTTTGCGGAGTTCCTCGGTTTCGGGGTCTTCGCCCTCTGGGGCATCGTCGTCCCGCAGCTGAAGAACTATGGGTACGCCGGCGCCGCAGCTCTGTCGGACACACAGCAGTTCTGGCTCATCTCGATCCCCGTGCTCGTCGGGGCGACACTGCGCATCCCGTACACCTTCGCGGTCCCGAAGTTCGGCGGCCGCAACTGGACCATCGCCTCGGCGCTGCTCCTGCTGTTCCCGACGGTCGGCCTGGCACTTGCCGTCGGCGCGACGGCTCCTTTCCCCGTCCTGGTCATGATGGCGGCCCTCGCCGGGCTCGGTGGAGGCAACTTCGCCTCGTCGATGGCCAACATCTCCTTCTTCTTCCCGCAGGCGGAGAAGGGAAAGGCGTTGGGATTCAACGCGGCTGGAGGGAACCTGGGTACGGCCGCTGTCCAGTTCGCGGTGCCGCTGGTGGTTGTCATCGGTGCGGCTGCCACGACCAAGAACCCAAATCTCAACCTCGCGGGTTGGATCTTTGTCCCCTTGATCGCGCTGTCCGCCTTCCTGGCCTGGCGGTGGATGGACAACCTGTCGTCAGCCAAGGCTGACCCGCGCAGCTTCGCTGTCGCCGCTCGCCGCAAGCACACCTGGGTGCTGTCGTTCATCTACTTCGGCACGTTCGGCTCGTTCATCGGCTTCGCCGGCGCGTTTCCCAAGATCATGACCGACGCGTTCCCTGATCACGGTCTGAAGCTGGCCTTCCTCGGTGCGCTGGTCGGCTCCGTCGCGCGACCGCTGGGCGGCATCGTGTCCGACCGGTTCGGCGGGTGGATCGTCACCGTGATCTCGTTCGTAGCCATGGCGATTGGCGCACTTGGAGCCATCTATGCGCTGAAGGAGCACAGCTTCGGCCTGTTCATGGCGACCTTCCTGCTGCTGTTCGTGTTCACCGGTGTCGGCAACGGCTCGATCTACCGGATGATCCCGGCGGTCTTCCACGCCACCAGTGGGGATGACGCGGAGGCGCAGCGCATCACCCGACGTATCGCGGCGGGTGCGATCGGGATCGTCGGAGCGGTCGGTGCGTACGGCGGTTTCGTGATCCCCCAAGGCTTCTCGTACGCCAAGTCGCACACCATCGACGCCGCGCACAAGACCGGGACGATCATCCCCGCGCTCTGGGTGATCATCGCGGTCTACCTGGTGATGGCCGCGACGACGTGGGCTGTGTACGGCCGCAAGGGAACTGATCTCAGCGAGGCTCGAATCTGA
- a CDS encoding molybdopterin oxidoreductase family protein — protein sequence MAPATVTDTHCPYCALQCAMRLTVDDTGVTVEPRDFPTNRGGLCQKGWTSAALLTAPDRITTPLIRNGAGELAPASWDEAYDLIVRTVATVQSESGSDAVAVFGGGGLTNEKAYALGKFARVALGTAMIDYNGRFCMSSAAAAGNRAFGLDRGLPFPLADLGDADAILLVGSNLAETMPPAVQHIAPVRERGGLIVIDPRRTPTAQLTEDGGGIHLQALPGTDIVVLLGLLHVVIAEAGVDEEYVAERVNGWEAVRRSAAQWWPEAVERATGVPASQIRSAARELIAASPARGGRGAYILTGRGAEQHAHGTDTVTAAINLALALGLPGRVGSGYGCVTGQGNGQGGREHGQKADQLPGYRKIDDPAARQHVASVWGVDVDAIPGPGVPAVELLSRLGEADGPRVLMVHGANPVVSAPDAAQVRRRMAALDLLVVCDFVPSETTQLADVVLPITQWAEEAGTMTSLEGRILRRHKAVEPPTGVRDELTILHDLAERLGSEAAFSVEPSEVMDELALASAGGVADYAGVSHDRLDDGPPLYWPCPTPEHEGTPRLFLDRFAHADGKAVMVDVRPTPVDDDLRADAPMYLITGRLLQHYQSGAQTRRVRALVKAQPHGFVQIHPVAAQRLGIEEGERVQVTSSRGTAVAPARLSDEVRPDTVFMPFHFGGDACANDVTNPATDPISGMPEFKVCAVSVSRLDPAAEVVA from the coding sequence ATGGCCCCCGCGACCGTCACGGACACTCACTGCCCGTACTGCGCGCTCCAGTGCGCGATGCGGCTGACCGTGGACGACACGGGCGTGACGGTCGAGCCACGAGACTTCCCGACCAACCGGGGCGGGTTGTGCCAGAAGGGCTGGACCTCGGCCGCCCTCCTCACAGCACCCGACCGGATCACGACGCCACTCATCCGCAACGGCGCGGGTGAGCTGGCTCCGGCGAGCTGGGACGAGGCGTACGACCTGATCGTGCGCACCGTGGCCACGGTGCAGTCGGAGAGCGGGAGCGATGCTGTCGCAGTGTTCGGCGGCGGGGGTCTGACCAACGAAAAGGCATACGCCCTCGGCAAGTTCGCGCGAGTGGCGCTGGGCACGGCGATGATCGACTACAACGGTCGGTTCTGCATGTCATCCGCCGCGGCCGCCGGCAACCGGGCCTTCGGTCTCGACCGCGGCCTGCCATTCCCTCTCGCGGATCTCGGTGACGCGGACGCCATCCTCCTCGTCGGCAGCAACCTCGCGGAGACGATGCCGCCTGCGGTCCAGCACATCGCCCCGGTCCGGGAGAGGGGCGGACTCATCGTCATCGACCCACGTCGTACGCCGACCGCGCAGCTCACCGAGGACGGTGGCGGTATCCATCTGCAGGCTCTCCCCGGCACCGACATCGTGGTCCTGCTCGGACTGCTCCACGTCGTCATCGCCGAGGCCGGTGTGGACGAGGAGTATGTCGCAGAGCGTGTCAACGGTTGGGAGGCCGTGCGACGCTCGGCCGCACAGTGGTGGCCGGAGGCTGTCGAGCGAGCCACAGGCGTACCCGCTTCTCAGATTCGTTCTGCAGCAAGGGAACTGATCGCCGCGAGCCCCGCGCGCGGCGGTCGTGGAGCGTACATCCTCACGGGTCGCGGAGCGGAGCAGCACGCGCACGGCACCGACACGGTGACCGCGGCGATCAACCTGGCTCTGGCGCTCGGCCTGCCGGGACGCGTCGGCAGCGGTTACGGGTGCGTGACCGGTCAGGGCAATGGGCAGGGCGGTCGCGAGCACGGTCAGAAGGCCGACCAGCTGCCGGGGTACCGCAAGATCGATGACCCCGCCGCGCGGCAGCACGTCGCGAGCGTCTGGGGGGTCGACGTCGACGCGATCCCGGGACCCGGCGTACCCGCTGTCGAGCTGCTGTCACGGCTCGGCGAGGCCGACGGGCCGAGAGTCCTGATGGTGCATGGCGCGAATCCGGTGGTGAGCGCGCCAGATGCCGCCCAGGTGCGACGACGGATGGCGGCGCTCGACCTGCTTGTGGTGTGCGACTTCGTACCGTCCGAGACGACTCAGCTCGCTGACGTCGTGCTGCCGATCACCCAGTGGGCTGAGGAGGCAGGGACGATGACATCGCTTGAGGGGCGAATCCTGAGGCGGCACAAGGCGGTCGAACCGCCGACCGGAGTACGTGATGAGCTGACCATCCTGCATGACCTGGCGGAGCGGCTTGGGTCGGAGGCGGCGTTCTCCGTCGAGCCGTCCGAGGTCATGGACGAGCTCGCGCTGGCCAGCGCCGGGGGAGTTGCGGACTATGCCGGTGTCAGCCACGACCGACTCGACGACGGTCCGCCGCTCTACTGGCCGTGCCCGACGCCCGAGCATGAAGGCACCCCAAGGCTTTTCCTCGATCGGTTCGCGCACGCGGACGGCAAGGCCGTCATGGTCGACGTACGGCCCACGCCGGTGGACGACGACCTGCGCGCCGACGCTCCGATGTACCTCATCACCGGCCGGCTGTTGCAGCACTACCAGTCGGGCGCGCAGACCAGGCGGGTGCGAGCCCTGGTCAAGGCGCAGCCGCACGGTTTCGTCCAGATCCACCCGGTTGCCGCGCAGCGTCTGGGGATCGAGGAGGGCGAGCGGGTCCAGGTCACCTCCTCCCGTGGCACGGCGGTCGCGCCCGCTCGGCTCTCGGACGAGGTCCGTCCGGACACGGTGTTCATGCCGTTCCACTTCGGCGGCGACGCCTGCGCCAACGACGTGACCAACCCCGCCACCGACCCGATCAGCGGGATGCCCGAGTTCAAGGTCTGCGCCGTCAGCGTCTCCCGCCTCGACCCGGCCGCAGAGGTCGTCGCATGA
- a CDS encoding FAD-dependent oxidoreductase, producing MRPHRVVVVGHGMVAARFLDDLDRLSRTTSARLDVTVLGEEPYEPYNRLMLSEVIAGRADLNALTLPAAPAAMAVHRGSRAAVLDRDRHLVIDEFGREHPYDTAVLATGSAARIPPIEGLHDAEHGLSGVRALRSIDDCRELLAACSRVRHVTVLGAGLLGVEVACGLRTRDVEVTVVHLGEHVMDRQLDSTSAAVASRTLQDLGIDVRAGVGLDQAVRDGASVTEVVLSDGSRVRTDLVVLTAGVAPRVEIASAAGLPVDLGIVVGSDLRSPADPSVAAIGDCAQTPDGCPGLLAPGWDQAHRLATDLAGRVGEPNPSGRVGKPNPAGRVGEPPRASRIETTDTADVESPQDSTGLDTPSASASGYSTSGTSVVKLKAVGLEMVTLGEPLPTDELAPDAGRVVSLVDARARRSVRVAIRDEMVVGAVCIGSPDVAADLTVAYERRTPIPTDPALLLVRGPAGAGVPTVQTPTAMPGSATVCRCNGVTKKEIVDAHVCGDRSVAEVACRTRATTGCGGCTGIVQGLLDWMDDVNPTSIEPDDRPAFPSALVHQTSQRSSRQQGETV from the coding sequence ATGAGGCCACACCGCGTGGTCGTCGTCGGGCACGGCATGGTCGCCGCGCGCTTCCTGGACGATCTGGATCGACTGTCCCGTACGACGTCCGCTCGCCTTGACGTCACGGTGCTGGGTGAGGAGCCGTACGAGCCGTACAACCGGCTCATGCTGAGCGAGGTCATCGCTGGGAGGGCCGATCTCAACGCACTCACGCTGCCCGCGGCGCCCGCCGCGATGGCGGTTCATCGAGGCAGCCGGGCTGCGGTCCTCGACCGCGACCGCCACTTGGTCATCGATGAGTTCGGCCGCGAGCACCCTTATGACACAGCCGTTCTCGCGACCGGATCAGCCGCGCGCATCCCTCCGATCGAGGGACTGCACGATGCTGAGCACGGCCTGTCCGGCGTCCGTGCGCTGCGGAGCATCGACGACTGCCGCGAGCTGCTCGCCGCGTGCAGCCGGGTCCGTCATGTGACGGTGCTGGGGGCGGGATTGCTGGGCGTCGAAGTCGCTTGTGGGCTTCGCACCCGCGATGTCGAGGTCACTGTCGTGCACCTCGGTGAGCACGTGATGGATCGTCAGCTCGATAGCACCTCAGCGGCGGTTGCCAGCCGGACGCTGCAGGACCTCGGCATCGACGTACGTGCGGGGGTCGGCCTCGACCAGGCCGTCAGGGACGGTGCGAGTGTCACCGAGGTCGTCCTGAGTGACGGTTCACGTGTCCGCACGGACCTGGTCGTCCTGACCGCGGGCGTGGCTCCGCGCGTTGAGATCGCTTCTGCGGCAGGGCTTCCCGTCGATCTCGGCATCGTTGTCGGCAGCGACCTGCGCTCACCGGCGGACCCATCGGTCGCCGCTATCGGCGACTGCGCCCAGACACCCGACGGCTGCCCAGGTCTACTCGCTCCCGGATGGGACCAAGCCCATCGCCTCGCCACCGACCTCGCTGGTCGAGTAGGCGAGCCCAACCCCTCCGGTCGAGTAGGCAAGCCCAACCCCGCTGGTCGAGTAGGCGAGCCCCCCAGGGCGAGCCGTATCGAGACCACCGACACGGCGGACGTCGAGTCTCCCCAGGACTCAACGGGTCTCGATACGCCCTCGGCTAGCGCCTCGGGCTACTCGACCAGCGGTACGAGTGTGGTGAAGCTCAAGGCGGTTGGACTGGAGATGGTGACGCTCGGCGAACCGCTGCCCACGGACGAGCTCGCCCCCGACGCCGGTCGCGTCGTCTCGCTGGTCGACGCCCGAGCCCGCCGGTCCGTCCGCGTCGCGATCCGCGACGAGATGGTCGTGGGCGCGGTCTGCATCGGTAGCCCGGACGTTGCCGCGGACCTCACGGTGGCGTACGAGCGTCGTACGCCGATCCCGACCGACCCGGCACTGCTGCTCGTCCGCGGACCGGCGGGCGCCGGCGTACCCACGGTTCAGACCCCGACGGCGATGCCCGGGTCGGCGACGGTCTGTCGCTGCAACGGCGTCACCAAGAAGGAGATCGTCGACGCCCATGTCTGCGGCGACCGCTCCGTGGCCGAGGTCGCCTGCCGGACCCGCGCGACGACCGGCTGCGGCGGCTGCACCGGCATCGTCCAGGGCCTCCTCGACTGGATGGACGACGTCAATCCCACCTCGATCGAACCCGACGATCGACCTGCCTTTCCGTCAGCCCTCGTGCACCAAACGTCACAACGATCGTCAAGGCAGCAAGGAGAGACGGTATGA
- the nirB gene encoding nitrite reductase large subunit NirB encodes MRHPQQVVVVGGGMVAHRFVEALRSRDDERRWHVTVLAEEPRPPYDRVALTSYFTGRDPEDLNLGHEDLWADPSVRLRKGIAVTSIDRDAQQATLSTGETIAYDHLVLATGSYAAVPPVKGKDTRGCFVYRTIDDVADLRGYVEKLRADHPSRPVRGAVIGGGLLGLEAAGALQALGAESTVVEFAPRLMPLQVDPGGGQELRRLIENLGVDVRVETATSEVVSRRGVVSGMKFADGERMEVEVVIFATGVRPRDELARTAGLDVGERGGVIVDDACATSDSAISAIGEVACIEDRVWGLVAPGYAMAEIAVDRLLGGDATFPGADSSTKLKLLGVDVASFGDAFATTPGALEIVYADSVTGAYKKLVVSDDAKTLLGGILVGDASAYAALRPMVGRELPGDPSSYIVPESAGGATGLELPDDAQVCSCNNVDAGRIRCAVSEDGCDLAGVKGCTKAGTSCGACVPLVKKLVEAEQEKAGITVDRSLCEHFAMTRAELFKAVQVSGHTTFTQIIERHGSGRGCDICKPVVGSILASLNNGHILSGEQATLQDTNDHVLANLQKDGTYSVVPRIPGGEVTPEGLIVIGEIARDFGLYTKITGGQRIDMFGARIDQLPAIWQRLVDHGFESGHAYGKSLRTVKSCVGSTWCRFGVQDSVGMAVELELRYRGLRSPHKLKVGVSGCARECAEARGKDVGVIATEKGWNLYVGGNGGQTPKHAVLLAEDLDSETLIRSIDRFFMYYIRTADRLQRTAPWLEEIEGGIEHVRAVVLEDSLGIADDLDRAMAEHVGAYRDEWAEVLADPAKLAKFTSFVNAPDRADASLTYVMERGQRRPANAHDRERAARGEVELITADRDPVVIAGTRLEVRS; translated from the coding sequence ATGAGGCATCCCCAGCAGGTTGTCGTTGTCGGGGGCGGCATGGTCGCCCACCGATTCGTCGAGGCCCTCCGCTCCCGCGACGACGAACGGCGTTGGCACGTAACGGTTCTCGCGGAGGAACCACGCCCGCCGTACGACAGAGTCGCCCTGACGTCGTACTTCACCGGCCGTGACCCCGAGGATCTCAACCTCGGTCACGAGGACTTGTGGGCCGACCCGTCGGTCCGGCTGCGCAAGGGCATCGCCGTGACGAGCATCGACCGGGACGCGCAGCAGGCGACGCTGTCCACCGGCGAGACGATCGCGTACGACCACCTCGTGCTGGCAACCGGGTCGTACGCCGCCGTGCCGCCGGTCAAGGGCAAGGACACTCGGGGCTGCTTCGTCTACCGCACCATCGACGATGTCGCCGACCTGCGCGGCTACGTCGAGAAGCTCCGCGCCGACCACCCCAGCCGGCCCGTCCGCGGCGCCGTCATCGGTGGCGGTCTGCTCGGGCTCGAAGCCGCCGGCGCGCTGCAGGCTCTCGGCGCCGAGTCGACGGTTGTCGAGTTCGCGCCTCGCCTGATGCCGTTGCAGGTGGACCCCGGTGGCGGTCAGGAGCTGCGCCGCCTCATCGAGAACCTCGGCGTCGACGTTCGTGTCGAGACCGCGACCTCCGAGGTCGTCTCTCGTCGCGGTGTCGTCAGTGGGATGAAGTTCGCCGACGGCGAGCGGATGGAGGTCGAGGTCGTCATCTTCGCGACGGGCGTCCGGCCCCGCGACGAGCTCGCTCGCACCGCCGGCCTGGACGTGGGCGAGCGCGGCGGCGTGATCGTCGACGACGCCTGTGCCACCAGCGATTCCGCGATCAGTGCCATCGGTGAGGTGGCGTGCATCGAGGACCGTGTGTGGGGGCTGGTCGCCCCGGGCTACGCCATGGCCGAGATCGCGGTCGACCGGCTGCTCGGGGGTGACGCCACGTTCCCCGGCGCTGACTCCTCCACCAAGCTCAAGCTCCTCGGTGTCGACGTCGCATCCTTCGGCGACGCCTTCGCCACCACGCCCGGCGCGCTCGAGATCGTGTACGCCGACTCGGTCACCGGCGCGTACAAGAAGCTCGTCGTCTCGGACGACGCGAAGACCTTGCTGGGCGGCATCCTCGTCGGTGACGCATCGGCGTACGCCGCGCTCCGGCCCATGGTTGGGCGTGAGCTCCCGGGCGACCCGTCGTCGTACATCGTGCCCGAATCTGCAGGCGGTGCAACAGGACTCGAGCTGCCGGACGACGCTCAGGTCTGTTCCTGCAACAACGTGGACGCCGGCCGCATCCGGTGCGCGGTCAGCGAGGACGGCTGCGACCTGGCCGGAGTGAAGGGCTGCACCAAGGCGGGTACCAGCTGTGGTGCCTGCGTACCGCTGGTCAAGAAGCTCGTCGAGGCCGAGCAGGAGAAGGCCGGCATCACGGTCGACCGCAGCCTGTGCGAGCACTTCGCCATGACGAGAGCGGAGCTGTTCAAGGCCGTACAGGTCAGCGGCCACACGACTTTTACGCAGATCATCGAGCGGCACGGGAGCGGCCGCGGCTGCGACATCTGCAAACCCGTCGTCGGCTCGATCCTGGCCAGCCTCAACAACGGCCACATCCTGAGCGGTGAGCAGGCGACGCTGCAGGACACCAACGACCATGTCCTCGCGAATCTGCAGAAGGACGGCACCTACTCGGTCGTCCCGCGCATCCCCGGCGGCGAGGTCACGCCCGAGGGCCTGATCGTCATCGGTGAGATCGCGCGGGACTTCGGGCTCTACACCAAGATCACCGGCGGCCAGCGCATCGACATGTTCGGTGCGCGCATCGATCAGCTGCCGGCCATCTGGCAGCGGCTGGTCGACCACGGCTTCGAGTCGGGCCACGCCTACGGCAAGTCGCTGCGCACGGTGAAGTCCTGTGTCGGATCGACGTGGTGCCGGTTTGGCGTCCAGGACTCGGTGGGCATGGCGGTGGAGCTCGAGCTGCGTTACCGCGGTCTGCGCAGCCCCCACAAGCTCAAGGTCGGCGTCTCCGGCTGTGCCCGCGAGTGCGCCGAGGCGCGTGGCAAGGACGTCGGTGTGATCGCCACCGAGAAGGGCTGGAACCTCTACGTCGGCGGCAACGGCGGCCAGACGCCGAAGCACGCGGTGCTGCTGGCGGAGGACCTCGACAGCGAGACGCTCATCCGCAGCATCGACCGGTTCTTCATGTACTACATCCGCACCGCCGACCGGCTGCAGCGCACCGCCCCCTGGCTGGAGGAGATCGAGGGCGGGATCGAGCACGTACGAGCCGTGGTCCTGGAGGACAGCCTCGGTATCGCCGACGATCTCGACCGGGCGATGGCCGAGCACGTCGGCGCCTACCGCGACGAGTGGGCCGAGGTGCTGGCCGACCCGGCCAAGCTGGCCAAGTTCACCTCCTTCGTCAACGCTCCCGACCGCGCGGACGCCTCGCTCACCTACGTGATGGAGCGCGGCCAGCGCCGCCCGGCCAACGCGCACGACCGCGAACGTGCGGCCAGGGGAGAGGTCGAGCTGATCACCGCCGACCGCGATCCGGTCGTCATCGCGGGCACCCGTCTCGAGGTGCGATCATGA